A DNA window from Flavobacteriales bacterium contains the following coding sequences:
- a CDS encoding putative phage abortive infection protein has protein sequence MKNVTVLLIVGVSLITICVSFFVIPYYVSQTSSYWYYDNSTGVIGDTIGGIVGPVVGFIGVVLTFLAFYVQYDANKVQRTALYMEQFESKFFELLRLHRENLKTLEANGQHGIKFFEKLSNDLNISLDKAKTKSSGKFTDDELIIIVFYVFYYGSETSTRSAIRNKLFKADTHPNDPVLRSIYAELTSQLDKDGNFKFQGQFSVLLDNYFNMLFLLLKFCHRHVNQTDATDIQLPNKDFYVDTIVAQFSVFEATILFFYLQSGFDQRVLTPINLVNEFGLLDKLFLQGIKGVNAKDLFTKLKA, from the coding sequence ATGAAAAATGTCACAGTATTATTGATTGTTGGAGTCTCGCTGATTACTATCTGTGTAAGCTTTTTTGTAATACCGTATTACGTATCTCAAACTAGCTCATACTGGTATTATGACAATAGCACAGGTGTTATCGGAGATACAATAGGTGGTATCGTTGGCCCCGTAGTTGGGTTTATTGGAGTTGTTCTCACGTTTTTAGCATTTTACGTGCAATACGATGCAAATAAAGTACAGAGAACCGCGCTTTACATGGAGCAATTTGAAAGCAAGTTCTTTGAACTACTTCGGTTACATCGTGAAAATCTAAAAACACTGGAAGCTAACGGTCAACATGGGATCAAGTTTTTTGAAAAATTATCTAATGACCTTAATATCTCACTGGACAAAGCAAAAACTAAAAGTTCAGGTAAATTCACAGATGATGAACTAATAATTATTGTCTTTTACGTATTCTATTATGGAAGTGAGACTTCAACACGATCCGCGATTAGGAATAAACTGTTCAAGGCGGACACTCATCCTAATGATCCTGTGCTAAGATCTATCTATGCTGAACTTACCAGCCAGCTCGATAAGGATGGCAACTTCAAGTTCCAAGGCCAGTTCAGTGTGCTATTGGATAATTATTTCAATATGCTTTTCTTATTGTTGAAATTTTGTCATCGGCATGTGAACCAAACAGATGCAACTGATATTCAATTACCTAATAAAGATTTTTACGTTGATACGATCGTAGCTCAGTTTAGTGTATTTGAAGCTACAATTCTGTTTTTTTATTTACAATCTGGATTTGATCAAAGAGTACTAACACCTATAAATCTAGTTAACGAATTCGGTCTATTAGATAAATTATTCTTGCAAGGGATAAAAGGCGTAAATGCCAAGGACTTGTTCACTAAACTTAAAGCATGA
- a CDS encoding fibronectin type III domain-containing protein: MARVKLGWASLTIPQAIIKAIAVRVTMAKNADVYATPDPPLEEIQLKTEALALAESLTIKGGTDRTIERNARYDELTLLMNRLVDYVQLTSKGIPELIVKSGMDVQKDPEPWELPLAVQNLRAAPGGNPGTVALTWDAVTHKKTYVLEMWMDADNKPADNSTGTEPTAEAGGTWEVLTIQGTRKYEVTGLTSGKNYRFRVAAQNSAGMGPYSGEAQSIAR, translated from the coding sequence ATGGCTAGAGTCAAATTGGGATGGGCTTCATTGACCATTCCGCAGGCGATCATCAAAGCTATTGCCGTAAGGGTTACCATGGCCAAGAATGCGGATGTGTATGCTACTCCAGATCCTCCGTTGGAAGAGATCCAACTGAAGACAGAGGCGCTTGCACTTGCCGAATCGTTGACCATCAAAGGTGGGACAGACCGTACCATAGAACGCAATGCGCGCTATGACGAGCTTACCCTGCTGATGAACAGATTGGTAGACTACGTGCAGCTGACGAGCAAAGGAATTCCAGAACTGATCGTAAAATCGGGCATGGATGTGCAGAAGGATCCCGAACCATGGGAACTTCCGTTGGCAGTGCAGAATTTGAGGGCCGCACCAGGGGGAAACCCTGGTACTGTTGCACTTACTTGGGATGCCGTTACGCACAAGAAAACGTACGTTCTGGAAATGTGGATGGATGCTGACAATAAGCCAGCAGACAACAGCACCGGCACAGAACCTACGGCAGAGGCTGGCGGCACCTGGGAAGTACTTACCATTCAAGGAACACGCAAGTATGAGGTAACAGGCCTCACTTCCGGAAAGAATTACCGCTTTCGGGTGGCGGCACAGAACAGTGCCGGCATGGGTCCTTACAGTGGCGAAGCGCAAAGCATTGCACGCTAA
- a CDS encoding PDZ domain-containing protein, producing MEGKIAYKLIYAEPHRHFVDVELTVSELNQEKVQLQLPAWRPGRYELGNFAKNVQRFAAFNASGQELKFRKLTKDLWEVNCSGQTSIRVEYNYFASELNAGSTYVDQKQLYVNPVNCCMYVPEWIGLPATLQLEIPENWTVASGMTAIGKNHYQLKDFHELADSPFIASAGLQHNTYQAGETLFHIWFQGEFKTEWERILDDFKKFTSVQVEAMGDFPVKEYHFLFQIRTYKTYHGVEHSNSTVVALGPSYDILKPVLYDEFLGISSHELFHTWNVKALRPIEMLPYDYTKENYTRLGYVAEGVTTYAGDLFLYQSGCFSDFDFFKNIHTLFQRHFHNYGRFNLSVADSGFDTWLDGYQKGIPDRKTSIYNEGALLALMLDISLLRDTNNQKCLMTAMRLLYERFGKTGIGYTEKDYQNAIEEVGGRSYEDFFKNYYYGTCDLEADLNELLHYVGLEIRETRSRLYFENRFGFKVEYIRERSARITEIAPNSIADRAGLKLGDEIVSMNGIRILGNLKEWCKYFQEETVTLTVNADDDTHKIQLTPTDERYYRTRWPHKVHDASDAQKANFSAWTKRSF from the coding sequence CGTTCAACGCTTCTGGACAAGAATTGAAGTTCAGAAAACTCACCAAAGACCTTTGGGAAGTAAATTGTTCAGGGCAAACTTCCATTCGGGTTGAATACAACTATTTTGCCAGTGAACTGAATGCGGGTAGCACGTATGTGGATCAGAAGCAGTTGTACGTAAATCCAGTTAATTGCTGCATGTATGTGCCAGAATGGATCGGTCTTCCTGCCACCTTGCAATTGGAAATTCCCGAAAATTGGACGGTTGCCTCTGGCATGACAGCTATCGGGAAGAACCATTACCAGCTGAAGGATTTTCATGAGTTGGCTGATAGCCCGTTCATTGCTTCGGCAGGCTTGCAGCACAATACCTATCAGGCAGGCGAAACACTTTTTCATATCTGGTTTCAAGGTGAGTTTAAGACCGAGTGGGAACGCATTCTAGATGATTTTAAGAAGTTCACTTCGGTACAGGTAGAAGCCATGGGCGATTTTCCTGTCAAAGAGTATCACTTTCTTTTCCAGATCAGAACTTATAAGACCTATCATGGCGTGGAGCATTCCAATTCAACGGTGGTTGCATTGGGACCGAGTTATGATATCCTGAAACCCGTTCTGTATGACGAGTTCTTGGGAATCAGTTCGCATGAGCTGTTCCACACCTGGAATGTGAAAGCACTGCGGCCTATAGAAATGTTGCCTTACGATTACACCAAAGAGAACTATACCCGTCTTGGTTATGTGGCCGAGGGTGTGACCACTTACGCTGGTGATCTGTTTCTTTATCAGTCGGGTTGCTTCAGCGATTTTGACTTCTTCAAGAACATTCATACGCTCTTTCAACGCCATTTTCATAACTACGGGCGTTTCAATCTTTCTGTGGCCGATAGCGGTTTCGATACTTGGTTGGATGGTTACCAAAAAGGAATTCCAGACAGAAAAACCTCCATCTATAACGAAGGAGCCTTGCTTGCTTTGATGTTGGATATCTCCTTGCTACGCGATACCAACAATCAGAAATGCCTAATGACGGCCATGCGCCTGTTGTACGAGCGTTTCGGAAAGACCGGAATTGGGTATACCGAAAAGGATTACCAGAATGCCATCGAAGAAGTAGGAGGCCGTTCTTACGAGGATTTTTTCAAGAATTACTACTACGGCACTTGCGATTTGGAAGCTGACCTGAACGAATTACTGCATTATGTAGGATTGGAGATCCGCGAAACCCGTTCGCGACTTTATTTCGAAAATCGCTTCGGTTTCAAGGTCGAATACATCCGCGAGCGAAGCGCACGTATCACCGAAATTGCGCCTAATTCCATTGCAGACAGGGCAGGATTGAAACTCGGAGATGAGATCGTTTCCATGAACGGCATCCGCATTCTCGGAAACCTCAAAGAGTGGTGCAAATATTTCCAAGAAGAAACGGTAACGCTTACGGTGAATGCTGATGATGACACGCACAAAATTCAGCTGACACCAACTGACGAACGTTATTACCGCACACGCTGGCCGCATAAAGTGCATGATGCAAGCGATGCGCAGAAAGCAAACTTCAGCGCTTGGACAAAGCGGAGTTTTTAG
- a CDS encoding T9SS type A sorting domain-containing protein, with product MNRIILLLSLFLPQLAFAQCYQLSPIPYSPYPYDQGIDIELTNDDMYSEVIEIGFSFCFFGDTVNRLVVSSNGYITFNDSVAGQGSPWSINDTMPYSSSPTFAILAPWQDINPGAGAAGIFYNTYGNAPFRTFVISYYEVAMFSCASLQFSNQIVLHESTNVIDINIKEKAICATWNGGAAVEGIVNQDGTEAFIVPGRNFPEQWEAYDDAYRFTPICSCPSVAQPAQFVLHGNVYEDLNGNCDYEANEPTIPNVRLNVLPNDIDVWTNFNGEYALLLDSGEYFITQSLLNPGFLNYTCTGSYIPFALSPNIPSAEVLFGNETTSTTDISISIGSTGLTPCQPSIQTIQVCNNGASAVFGLDITVNISNPLMEYNLDSLSGFSLINDSQLTMTIDTVPPFACLTYRLLGTVACDSSLQGNITCFTTQAEILNGEAQTENNSFQVCESVTLQIPTLDKRVQSISETNKWVLHQYIGADDELVYRIRYMNSGMASIENLTIVDTISPFLNHTYFEPIISSHDFNMNYNDGALTFNFFDINLPAQDSDFVGSQLYVTFRMYQTPGNPVGTIIENRADIYLELPYAQSTGTVQSEIRDFTGINELSTGSITVFPNPTTGEVFLSNSSPRNTINSVEIIDAQGRLLLKQTGSGISKVDLSQLSRGIYLLRIQTEKGTQVERIIRN from the coding sequence ATGAATCGCATTATCTTACTTCTGAGCCTTTTCTTACCGCAACTAGCATTTGCTCAATGCTATCAGCTGAGCCCAATACCATATTCCCCCTATCCTTATGATCAGGGAATAGATATCGAACTCACAAATGACGATATGTACTCGGAGGTGATTGAAATCGGTTTCTCGTTCTGTTTTTTTGGAGACACGGTCAATCGATTGGTTGTATCATCCAACGGCTACATCACGTTCAATGATTCAGTAGCTGGCCAAGGTTCACCTTGGTCAATTAATGATACTATGCCATACTCAAGCAGCCCAACCTTCGCCATTTTAGCACCTTGGCAGGATATTAACCCTGGCGCAGGGGCAGCTGGCATATTCTACAATACATACGGCAACGCGCCATTCAGAACATTCGTGATCAGCTATTATGAGGTGGCGATGTTTTCGTGCGCTTCACTCCAATTCTCGAATCAAATTGTGTTACACGAATCGACCAACGTCATTGATATCAACATAAAGGAAAAAGCCATTTGCGCTACATGGAATGGCGGAGCTGCTGTTGAGGGCATTGTAAACCAAGACGGAACAGAAGCATTCATAGTGCCCGGAAGGAATTTCCCTGAGCAATGGGAAGCTTATGATGACGCCTATCGCTTTACTCCAATCTGTAGCTGTCCTTCCGTAGCCCAACCAGCACAATTTGTGTTGCACGGAAATGTGTATGAAGACCTTAATGGCAATTGCGATTACGAAGCAAATGAACCGACCATTCCGAACGTGCGATTGAATGTGTTGCCAAATGACATTGACGTATGGACAAATTTTAACGGGGAATACGCCTTGCTATTAGATTCAGGAGAATACTTTATCACGCAAAGTCTGCTCAATCCAGGATTCTTAAATTACACCTGCACTGGCAGTTACATTCCATTCGCACTAAGTCCGAACATACCATCTGCAGAGGTATTATTTGGTAATGAAACCACATCAACAACAGACATAAGCATCAGCATTGGTTCAACCGGACTGACTCCATGCCAACCTAGTATTCAGACCATTCAAGTTTGTAATAATGGAGCTTCGGCCGTTTTTGGATTAGATATCACGGTCAATATCTCGAATCCGTTGATGGAATACAACCTCGATTCCTTGAGTGGTTTTTCTTTGATCAATGACAGCCAACTCACCATGACCATTGATACGGTTCCACCGTTTGCATGCTTAACTTATCGTCTACTTGGAACCGTTGCGTGCGATTCAAGTTTGCAAGGAAATATCACTTGCTTTACTACGCAGGCTGAAATATTAAATGGTGAAGCGCAAACGGAGAACAATTCATTTCAGGTATGCGAAAGCGTAACGTTACAGATTCCAACCCTGGATAAGCGCGTTCAATCCATTTCTGAAACAAACAAGTGGGTTCTTCATCAGTACATCGGAGCAGACGATGAGCTGGTATATAGAATCCGATACATGAATAGCGGAATGGCTTCAATTGAAAATTTGACGATTGTTGATACCATTTCCCCGTTCCTGAACCATACATATTTCGAACCCATCATCTCAAGTCATGATTTCAACATGAATTACAACGATGGTGCACTCACCTTTAATTTCTTTGACATCAATCTGCCAGCTCAAGATTCAGATTTTGTAGGTAGTCAGCTATACGTGACATTTAGAATGTACCAGACACCTGGGAATCCTGTAGGAACTATCATCGAAAATCGAGCTGATATTTACCTTGAACTACCTTATGCTCAATCGACTGGAACAGTTCAAAGCGAGATTCGAGATTTTACTGGAATCAACGAATTAAGTACAGGTTCCATTACGGTGTTTCCGAACCCGACCACGGGTGAAGTATTCCTTTCAAACTCAAGTCCGAGAAATACCATCAATTCTGTGGAGATAATAGACGCGCAAGGAAGATTGCTACTCAAACAAACAGGAAGCGGAATCTCTAAGGTTGATCTGAGCCAGCTTAGTAGAGGTATCTACCTTCTGCGTATTCAAACAGAGAAAGGAACGCAGGTGGAACGGATTATCAGGAATTGA
- a CDS encoding DUF262 domain-containing protein: MKNHFAVEPLEIVEILKDVESGAIQLPRFQRGYNWSTGAVLKLLESIHKRHPSGSLLFLETTKPKTIVGYEPIRTVDNEKLSYPEYLILDGQQRITSCHAVFYNKGSYSYYISLSDIYRIFKDKDDLTLDDYDELDLIEDENHRIIVAKKHSEHPDEFLFKSDLLPLSFLRDPSIYRKKIFSYKQNLRESDGVDKAYVDFLDLHLDNFVDPFFQYKFPVIKLYKDLSIEGVCKIFQTINSTGLKLTAFDICVASFMPFDIDLKLKTDKVIDEKDRLSVLIDSERTIILQTIALLAGVSPKKNGLPKNLEADHIRDEWEGAIEGLNLAVELLDEFGVGLSYSTKIVPYKPMIPVLAAALAKKQFKDKLDAEQGIMIHKCRQWFFKACLENRYTEGTDNKMQLDFTMLKRWFDSGSTPVEMSNPIHLNINQASFANKNGAFGKAILVALNSVDLKDFLTLSDVGYSDNSTLMSHVHHIFPKSKYGSNKLVDSVFNFTFLENATNISIKNSSPSDYLTSLRVNQNLSEQDLKERLGKHFIDESCYTSLMNDDINTFITHRILRFAKYFQDEIGLDVQVTGNKVSDDQIDLDGEFELEESV, encoded by the coding sequence ATGAAAAATCATTTTGCAGTTGAACCACTAGAAATAGTTGAAATTTTGAAAGATGTTGAATCTGGCGCAATACAGCTGCCAAGATTTCAACGGGGATATAATTGGTCAACGGGAGCCGTACTTAAATTATTGGAGTCAATTCATAAACGGCATCCATCGGGTTCTTTGTTGTTTTTGGAGACTACCAAGCCTAAAACAATAGTTGGTTATGAACCAATAAGAACTGTTGATAACGAAAAATTATCATATCCAGAATATCTAATACTCGATGGGCAACAGCGAATCACATCATGTCATGCAGTTTTTTATAATAAGGGTAGCTATTCCTATTACATTAGTTTGTCGGATATCTATAGGATATTTAAAGATAAAGATGATTTGACTTTAGACGATTATGATGAACTGGATTTGATTGAAGATGAGAATCATAGAATAATCGTAGCGAAGAAACATTCTGAACATCCGGATGAATTTCTATTTAAGTCTGACCTACTTCCTCTTAGTTTTTTACGCGACCCATCTATTTATCGCAAGAAAATCTTTTCATATAAGCAGAATCTCAGGGAATCAGATGGCGTGGATAAGGCATATGTAGACTTCTTGGATTTACACTTGGATAACTTTGTTGATCCTTTTTTTCAATACAAGTTTCCAGTTATCAAGTTATACAAAGACCTAAGTATTGAAGGTGTTTGTAAGATATTTCAAACAATCAATAGTACGGGGTTAAAGCTGACCGCTTTTGATATTTGTGTTGCTTCGTTCATGCCGTTTGATATCGACCTCAAGCTTAAAACTGATAAGGTTATAGATGAAAAAGACCGATTATCCGTTCTCATTGATTCGGAGCGAACTATTATTCTTCAGACGATTGCGTTGCTAGCAGGTGTATCACCTAAAAAGAACGGGTTGCCAAAGAATTTAGAAGCAGATCACATAAGAGATGAATGGGAGGGTGCCATTGAGGGCCTTAATCTAGCAGTTGAATTATTAGATGAATTTGGAGTTGGGTTATCATACAGTACTAAGATTGTACCTTATAAACCAATGATTCCAGTACTGGCAGCCGCACTTGCAAAAAAGCAGTTTAAAGATAAGTTGGATGCTGAGCAAGGGATTATGATTCATAAATGTCGGCAATGGTTTTTCAAAGCATGCCTTGAAAATCGCTACACCGAAGGTACCGATAATAAAATGCAACTCGATTTTACCATGTTGAAGAGATGGTTTGATTCGGGTTCAACACCAGTAGAGATGAGTAATCCTATTCATCTCAACATAAATCAAGCAAGTTTTGCAAATAAGAATGGAGCTTTTGGTAAAGCAATTTTAGTTGCGTTAAACTCGGTGGACTTGAAGGATTTTTTGACCCTTTCAGATGTTGGTTATTCTGATAACTCAACACTTATGTCACATGTCCATCACATTTTCCCCAAATCCAAGTACGGTTCGAACAAACTTGTCGATAGCGTCTTTAACTTTACTTTTCTCGAAAACGCCACGAATATTTCCATTAAGAACTCAAGTCCTTCTGATTATTTGACGTCCTTAAGAGTGAATCAAAATCTGTCCGAACAGGACTTAAAAGAACGCTTAGGGAAACACTTCATTGATGAAAGCTGCTATACTAGCTTGATGAACGATGATATCAATACATTCATCACTCATCGAATACTTCGATTTGCTAAATATTTTCAGGATGAAATCGGGCTGGATGTGCAGGTGACAGGAAACAAGGTTAGCGATGATCAGATTGATTTAGATGGTGAATTTGAATTAGAAGAATCTGTGTAG
- a CDS encoding aminodeoxychorismate/anthranilate synthase component II produces the protein MKLLLLDNYDSFTFNLLHYVEQFCDDVTVKRNNELTLDEVEAFDAIILSPGPGLPKDAGIMPELIKRYASSKKILGVCLGHQAIGEAFGASLKNLNQVHHGISIPTNIIAKEDSLFTAIPTKIETGRYHSWVIDQSTIPSELTVTATDDNGEVMAIRHKLFNVCGVQFHPESLLTPEGLKIIGNWVNS, from the coding sequence TTGAAACTCCTCCTCCTCGATAATTACGATTCATTCACTTTCAATCTGCTGCATTATGTAGAGCAATTCTGCGATGATGTGACCGTGAAACGAAATAATGAGCTCACATTAGATGAAGTAGAAGCCTTTGATGCCATCATCCTGTCTCCCGGGCCAGGATTACCGAAAGATGCGGGAATTATGCCTGAACTCATTAAGCGTTATGCATCCTCAAAGAAGATTTTAGGAGTCTGTTTGGGTCATCAGGCTATTGGCGAAGCATTTGGAGCGAGCCTCAAGAATCTGAATCAGGTGCATCATGGAATTTCCATCCCCACCAATATCATCGCGAAAGAAGATTCGCTTTTTACAGCTATTCCTACAAAAATTGAAACAGGCCGCTACCATTCGTGGGTAATTGACCAAAGCACCATTCCGTCAGAACTTACCGTAACAGCCACGGATGATAACGGAGAAGTAATGGCCATTCGTCACAAACTGTTTAATGTCTGTGGTGTTCAGTTCCATCCCGAAAGCCTGCTCACTCCCGAAGGATTGAAGATCATCGGGAATTGGGTCAATTCCTGA
- a CDS encoding Rid family detoxifying hydrolase: protein MKKIIHTEKAPAAIGPYSQAILVNGFLYTAGQVALIPETGDLDMANIDVETTRVMQNLKAILSEAGMDFGHVVKTSIFLSSMDLFASVNAIYGSYFPEGSFLPARETVAVAGLPKGVNVEISVVAFKG from the coding sequence ATGAAAAAAATCATACATACAGAAAAGGCACCAGCCGCCATTGGCCCCTACAGTCAGGCCATTCTTGTCAACGGATTTCTATACACCGCTGGTCAAGTGGCGCTCATACCCGAAACGGGCGATTTGGATATGGCGAACATTGATGTGGAAACCACACGTGTGATGCAAAACCTGAAAGCCATTCTTTCGGAAGCTGGAATGGATTTTGGCCACGTGGTTAAAACTTCCATTTTCCTTTCAAGCATGGACCTGTTTGCTTCGGTCAATGCGATCTACGGTTCTTATTTCCCTGAAGGAAGTTTCCTGCCAGCTCGCGAAACAGTGGCCGTTGCCGGACTACCGAAAGGTGTGAATGTGGAAATAAGCGTGGTGGCGTTTAAAGGCTAA